The Coffea arabica cultivar ET-39 chromosome 3c, Coffea Arabica ET-39 HiFi, whole genome shotgun sequence genome contains a region encoding:
- the LOC113736004 gene encoding F-box protein At5g65850-like codes for MEKIKGSRVSRLHIPDDVTFNILKRLSAKSLMRFKSVCKSWNSLICDPCFADCHHIRSQTRPDASHILFYLFRPNYKALALFPTNSEKASLSNQLPVHKLYPRFIPCTNVVNGLVCLCSPNNLGLLHLLNVTTGEKIALPPGKRCHVFGYRQLHRPHYHLGFDPVTKKYKLLYFHKDTRTNIIIECLILTIGSKSWRAIDCPEPPILSGTTISVDGAIYWKDKTFISGEKVVLYFDIGEEKFGAVAAPPETDGTEGTTTSLIQLGMNVAFLSIDNKSRNWMSWSLNKADQVWVKDEKYFKDSFLGYWDCVDRIIGTTNTGEVMLTVLKRRKPWYFRMEEEKHSRSEFYDMETGKSRTTSTLTLPRLPVETTNWDPVLGHVAASDQVENIGDAAATHHVENILPLRSLCE; via the coding sequence ATGGAAAAGATTAAGGGATCAAGGGTTTCAAGACTTCACATCCCAGATGATGTGACCTTCAACATCCTTAAAAGACTCTCAGCCAAATCACTGATGAGATTCAAAAGCGTTTGCAAGTCATGGAATTCCCTAATTTGCGATCCTTGTTTCGCGGATTGCCACCATATCCGATCCCAGACCAGGCCTGATGCTTCCCATATTTTGTTCTATCtgtttagacctaattacaaaGCATTAGCACTTTTTCCAACAAATTCTGAAAAAGCAAGCCTTTCCAATCAACTTCCTGTCCATAAATTGTACCCAAGATTCATACCTTGCACTAACGTTGTCAATGGCCTAGTCTGTTTGTGCAGTCCCAATAATCTTGGGCTCCTTCACCTCCTTAACGTCACTACTGGGGAAAAAATAGCCCTTCCGCCTGGGAAACGATGTCATGTTTTCGGATATCGTCAGTTACATCGGCCCCATTATCACCTAGGATTCGATCCTGTCACCAAGAAGTATAAATTGCTCTATTTCCATAAAGATACAAGAACAAATATCATAATAGAATGTCTCATTCTTACAATTGGATCCAAATCATGGAGGGCTATAGATTGTCCGGAACCTCCAATACTAAGTGGAACCACAATTTCAGTTGATGGAGCAATATATTGGAAGGATAAAACGTTCATCAGTGGCGAAAAAGTTGTACTATATTTTGATATTGGAGAGGAGAAATTTGGAGCTGTTGCTGCTCCTCCTGAAACTGATGGCACTGAAGGAACAACTACTTCACTGATCCAACTTGGGATGAATGTAGCTTTCTTGAGCATTGACAACAAAAGCAGAAATTGGATGTCTTGGTCGCTGAACAAGGCTGATCAGGTGTGGGTGAaggatgaaaaatattttaaggATTCATTTTTGGGTTACTGGGACTGCGTTGATAGAATAATCGGCACCACGAACACGGGCGAAGTCATGCTAACAGTACTCAAGCGAAGAAAACCATGGTATTTTCGTATGGAAGAAGAGAAGCACAGCAGATCAGAGTTTTATGATATGGAAACAGGAAAGAGTAGGACAACTTCTACGCTAACTCTGCCCAGGCTGCCTGTAGAAACAACCAACTGGGATCCAGTGTTAGGTCATGTCGCTGCCAGTGATCAGGTGGAAAACATTGGAGATGCTGCTGCTACTCATCATGTGGAAAACATTCTCCCTTTGAGATCGCTATGTGAGTAA